Proteins encoded by one window of Rhineura floridana isolate rRhiFlo1 chromosome 9, rRhiFlo1.hap2, whole genome shotgun sequence:
- the LOC133363906 gene encoding RING finger protein 145-like isoform X2 yields MPRLEEVANVVLRVPSIALLDLLYRWDVQAFAEMLHPRSEATYLQRHHLWNVYYAGHAVCLVVLMLPIQSLVKLYLYILTVLLLYVGHQTARDYIRHEMEREFHGAVYNDPVALSLFATALTGQVIVVTLCALLLKTKQVWLFGPLLLPLAARLCCLPLHTLPLVNSLATALTVLEALYVASSGLSVPLRWAAAACREVPQVLEVYRLITLGMSLWRQLAVPLLFLVFWLALFTLQLYALVSASSGNLLSQQGLPFLLLSRGVTEGMTLLLLALQTGLLDLQLLQRTFLLSIILFIVVTSTLQSMIEIADPIVLGLGASQNRSLWKHFRGVSMCLFLLVFPGFMAYKIAHFFRMDFWLLILVSSCMLTSLQVMGTLFIYALFMIEFFQDTPMEKMDEIIYYINAVSRVLEFLVAVCVVAYGTWESIFGEWSWMGASVIIIHCYFNVWLRAQSGWKSFLLRREAAKKIRLLPRATRGQLEGHDDVCAICFQELTLAVIMQCGHFFHEDCLRKWFFVQDTCPLCHQPVNLLASKEGPADQGGAQEAEPAPEREEAPGNEEYAARGCAECPSCDRTVEAGESSRMEQQGPLSAEAAGEDLQPFSGPGESAVEKVPCQSTPRRERGASATTGNSDQVPFRLDFPPLLKSPVKVHSGDWLGSSGDPVVPEQDTPGGGSPETENELSNTSGNVGPQHLAALGIPAEEYLEGTSPTLVAISPSATAEDKVILVKTQQQQGDVSDSLAPSVNFDGKTKDSVGSRTTLSPS; encoded by the exons ATGCCCCGTCTGGAGGAGGTGGCCAACGTGGTGCTCCGCGTGCCCAGCATTGCTCTCTTGGACTTGCTCTACCGGTGGGACGTGCAGGCCTTTGCCGAGATGCTGCACCCCAGGTCCGAGGCGACTTACCTGCAGCGGCATCACCTGTGGAATGTCTATTATGCAG GTCATGCGGTGTGTCTGGTGGTGCTGATGCTCCCAATCCAGTCTCTTGTGAAGTTGTATCTCTACATCCTGACAGTATTGCTGCTCTATGTGGGCCACCAGACTGCCAG GGACTACATCCGTCATGAGATGGAACGTGAATTCCATGGTGCCGTGTACAATGATCCTGTGGCGCTCAGCCTCTTTGCCACTGCGCTCACAG gtCAAGTCATTGTCGTCACCCTCTGCGCCCTCCTGCTGAAAACCAAGCAGGTGTGGCTGTTCGGTCCTCTGCTCCTTCCTTTGGCCGCCCGGCTGTGTTGCCTCCCGCTCCACACCCTGCCCCTGGTCAACAGCTTGGCCACGGCCCTTACTGTCCTGGAGGCGCTCTACGTCGCATCTTCCGGCTTGTCAGTGCCTCTCCGCTGGGCAGCTGCCGCCTGCAGGGAGGTTCCACAG GTGCTGGAGGTGTACCGGCTGATCACCCTGGGGATGTCCCTCTGGAGGCAGCTGGCTGTCCCACTCTTGTTCCTGGTCTTCTGGCTGGCCCTCTTCACCCTGCAGCTCTATGCCTTGGTCTCGGCCTCATCCGGCAACCTTTTATCCCAGCAAGggttgcccttcctcctcctaagCAG GGGTGTGACAGAGGGCATGACCTTACTGCTTCTCGCCCTCCAGACGGGCCTGTTGGACTTGCAGCTCCTCCAAAGGACCTTCCTTCTCAGCATCATCCTCTTCATTGTGGTGACATCCACCCTGCAGTCCATGATCGAAATAGCCGACCCCATCGTGCTGGGTCTGGGGGCTTCACAGAACAG GAGTCTCTGGAAGCACTTCCGCGGGGTCAGCATGTGCCTGTTCCTGTTGGTCTTCCCCGGCTTCATGGCGTACAAGATCGCCCACTTCTTCCGCATGGACTTCTGGCTCCTGATCCTCGTCTCCAGCTGCATGCTGACCTCGCTGCAG gTGATGGGAACCCTCTTCATCTACGCCCTCTTCATGATCGAGTTCTTCCAGGACACACCGATGGAGAAGATGGACGAGATCATCTACTACATCAACGCCGTCAGCCGCGTTCTGGAGTTCCTGGTGGCGGTCTGCGTGGTGGCCTACGGCACCTGGGAGTCTATCTTTGGGGAGTGGAGTTGGATGGGGGCCTCTGTTATCATCATCCACTGCTACTTCAATGTCTGGCTGAGGGCCCAGTCGGGCTGGAAGAGTTTCCTGCTCCGCAGAGAGGCGGCCAAGAAGATCCGCTTGCTGCCAAGGGCCACCAGGGGGCAACTAGAGGGCCATGATGACGTGTGTGCCATTTGCTTCCAG GAGCTGACCCTTGCTGTAATCATGCAGTGTGGCCACTTCTTCCACGAGGACTGCCTGCGCAAATGGTTCTTCGTGCAGGACACCTGTCCCCTCTGCCACCAGCCCGTCAACCTCTTGGCCAGTAAGGAGGGTCCTGCAGACCAAGGCGGTGCACAAGAGGCAGAGCCTGcaccagagagggaggaggctcCCGGGAATGAAGAATACGCGGCCCGGGGTTGTGCGGAGTGTCCCAGTTGTGACAGGACTGTGGAGGCTGGTGAGTCTAGCAGGATGGAACAGCAAGGCCCCCTCTCAGCAGAAGCCGCAGGGGAAGACCTGCAGCCATTCAGTGGTCCAGGAGAGTCAGCAGTGGAGAAGGTTCCCTGCCAAAGCACTCCCCGGAGGGAACGGGGCGCTTCCGCCACAACAGGAAATAGTGACCAAGTGCCTTTTAGGCTGGATTTCCCACCTCTTCTGAAAAGCCCTGTGAAAGTACATTCCGGGGACTGGCTTGGCAGCTCTGGAGATCCCGTGGTCCCAGAGCAGGACACTCCAGGTGGTGGCTCTCCTGAAACAGAGAACGAGTTATCCAACACATCAGGCAACGTTGGCCCTCAGCACTTAGCTGCTCTGGGAATTCCAGCTgaggaatatctggagggcacaagccCAACCCTGGTTGCTATCTCCCCTTCTGCAACAGCAGAGGACAAAGTCATCTTGGTCAAGACCCAGCAACAACAAGGCGACGTCAGTGACAGCCTTGCCCCGTCAGTCAATTTTGACGGCAAAACTAAAGACAGTGTGGGTTCTCGCACCACCTTGTCCCCTTCTTAG
- the LOC133363906 gene encoding RING finger protein 145-like isoform X1 — translation MPRLEEVANVVLRVPSIALLDLLYRWDVQAFAEMLHPRSEATYLQRHHLWNVYYAGHAVCLVVLMLPIQSLVKLYLYILTVLLLYVGHQTARDYIRHEMEREFHGAVYNDPVALSLFATALTGQVIVVTLCALLLKTKQVWLFGPLLLPLAARLCCLPLHTLPLVNSLATALTVLEALYVASSGLSVPLRWAAAACREVPQVLEVYRLITLGMSLWRQLAVPLLFLVFWLALFTLQLYALVSASSGNLLSQQGLPFLLLSSVAECCSTPYSLVGLTFAVSYLALGLLKLCKFYLAGFSAFQDGNAMHRGVTEGMTLLLLALQTGLLDLQLLQRTFLLSIILFIVVTSTLQSMIEIADPIVLGLGASQNRSLWKHFRGVSMCLFLLVFPGFMAYKIAHFFRMDFWLLILVSSCMLTSLQVMGTLFIYALFMIEFFQDTPMEKMDEIIYYINAVSRVLEFLVAVCVVAYGTWESIFGEWSWMGASVIIIHCYFNVWLRAQSGWKSFLLRREAAKKIRLLPRATRGQLEGHDDVCAICFQELTLAVIMQCGHFFHEDCLRKWFFVQDTCPLCHQPVNLLASKEGPADQGGAQEAEPAPEREEAPGNEEYAARGCAECPSCDRTVEAGESSRMEQQGPLSAEAAGEDLQPFSGPGESAVEKVPCQSTPRRERGASATTGNSDQVPFRLDFPPLLKSPVKVHSGDWLGSSGDPVVPEQDTPGGGSPETENELSNTSGNVGPQHLAALGIPAEEYLEGTSPTLVAISPSATAEDKVILVKTQQQQGDVSDSLAPSVNFDGKTKDSVGSRTTLSPS, via the exons ATGCCCCGTCTGGAGGAGGTGGCCAACGTGGTGCTCCGCGTGCCCAGCATTGCTCTCTTGGACTTGCTCTACCGGTGGGACGTGCAGGCCTTTGCCGAGATGCTGCACCCCAGGTCCGAGGCGACTTACCTGCAGCGGCATCACCTGTGGAATGTCTATTATGCAG GTCATGCGGTGTGTCTGGTGGTGCTGATGCTCCCAATCCAGTCTCTTGTGAAGTTGTATCTCTACATCCTGACAGTATTGCTGCTCTATGTGGGCCACCAGACTGCCAG GGACTACATCCGTCATGAGATGGAACGTGAATTCCATGGTGCCGTGTACAATGATCCTGTGGCGCTCAGCCTCTTTGCCACTGCGCTCACAG gtCAAGTCATTGTCGTCACCCTCTGCGCCCTCCTGCTGAAAACCAAGCAGGTGTGGCTGTTCGGTCCTCTGCTCCTTCCTTTGGCCGCCCGGCTGTGTTGCCTCCCGCTCCACACCCTGCCCCTGGTCAACAGCTTGGCCACGGCCCTTACTGTCCTGGAGGCGCTCTACGTCGCATCTTCCGGCTTGTCAGTGCCTCTCCGCTGGGCAGCTGCCGCCTGCAGGGAGGTTCCACAG GTGCTGGAGGTGTACCGGCTGATCACCCTGGGGATGTCCCTCTGGAGGCAGCTGGCTGTCCCACTCTTGTTCCTGGTCTTCTGGCTGGCCCTCTTCACCCTGCAGCTCTATGCCTTGGTCTCGGCCTCATCCGGCAACCTTTTATCCCAGCAAGggttgcccttcctcctcctaagCAG TGTGGCCGAATGTTGCAGCACCCCATACTCCCTTGTTGGGCTCACATTCGCCGTCTCTTACCTCGCCTTGGGGCTGCTCAAACTGTGCAAGTTCTACCTGGCAGGCTTCAGCGCATTCCAGGACGGTAATGCGATGCACAG GGGTGTGACAGAGGGCATGACCTTACTGCTTCTCGCCCTCCAGACGGGCCTGTTGGACTTGCAGCTCCTCCAAAGGACCTTCCTTCTCAGCATCATCCTCTTCATTGTGGTGACATCCACCCTGCAGTCCATGATCGAAATAGCCGACCCCATCGTGCTGGGTCTGGGGGCTTCACAGAACAG GAGTCTCTGGAAGCACTTCCGCGGGGTCAGCATGTGCCTGTTCCTGTTGGTCTTCCCCGGCTTCATGGCGTACAAGATCGCCCACTTCTTCCGCATGGACTTCTGGCTCCTGATCCTCGTCTCCAGCTGCATGCTGACCTCGCTGCAG gTGATGGGAACCCTCTTCATCTACGCCCTCTTCATGATCGAGTTCTTCCAGGACACACCGATGGAGAAGATGGACGAGATCATCTACTACATCAACGCCGTCAGCCGCGTTCTGGAGTTCCTGGTGGCGGTCTGCGTGGTGGCCTACGGCACCTGGGAGTCTATCTTTGGGGAGTGGAGTTGGATGGGGGCCTCTGTTATCATCATCCACTGCTACTTCAATGTCTGGCTGAGGGCCCAGTCGGGCTGGAAGAGTTTCCTGCTCCGCAGAGAGGCGGCCAAGAAGATCCGCTTGCTGCCAAGGGCCACCAGGGGGCAACTAGAGGGCCATGATGACGTGTGTGCCATTTGCTTCCAG GAGCTGACCCTTGCTGTAATCATGCAGTGTGGCCACTTCTTCCACGAGGACTGCCTGCGCAAATGGTTCTTCGTGCAGGACACCTGTCCCCTCTGCCACCAGCCCGTCAACCTCTTGGCCAGTAAGGAGGGTCCTGCAGACCAAGGCGGTGCACAAGAGGCAGAGCCTGcaccagagagggaggaggctcCCGGGAATGAAGAATACGCGGCCCGGGGTTGTGCGGAGTGTCCCAGTTGTGACAGGACTGTGGAGGCTGGTGAGTCTAGCAGGATGGAACAGCAAGGCCCCCTCTCAGCAGAAGCCGCAGGGGAAGACCTGCAGCCATTCAGTGGTCCAGGAGAGTCAGCAGTGGAGAAGGTTCCCTGCCAAAGCACTCCCCGGAGGGAACGGGGCGCTTCCGCCACAACAGGAAATAGTGACCAAGTGCCTTTTAGGCTGGATTTCCCACCTCTTCTGAAAAGCCCTGTGAAAGTACATTCCGGGGACTGGCTTGGCAGCTCTGGAGATCCCGTGGTCCCAGAGCAGGACACTCCAGGTGGTGGCTCTCCTGAAACAGAGAACGAGTTATCCAACACATCAGGCAACGTTGGCCCTCAGCACTTAGCTGCTCTGGGAATTCCAGCTgaggaatatctggagggcacaagccCAACCCTGGTTGCTATCTCCCCTTCTGCAACAGCAGAGGACAAAGTCATCTTGGTCAAGACCCAGCAACAACAAGGCGACGTCAGTGACAGCCTTGCCCCGTCAGTCAATTTTGACGGCAAAACTAAAGACAGTGTGGGTTCTCGCACCACCTTGTCCCCTTCTTAG